From a single Brassica rapa cultivar Chiifu-401-42 chromosome A01, CAAS_Brap_v3.01, whole genome shotgun sequence genomic region:
- the LOC103831757 gene encoding syntaxin-32 isoform X1: MQARHGQSSYRDRTDEFFGVVESRRRSIAPAAANNVPYGGGGGRREDPRSAAANQSEFSKRASLIGLAIHQTSQKLSKLAQLAKRSSVFDDPTREIQELTVVIKQEISGLNGALLDLQAVRNSHNDESNISRDTTTHSATVVDDLKNRLMDTTKEFKDVLTLRTENMKIQEDRMKKFSKISSKESANPFVRQRPLASKPSPSQPAPLPWANGSSSSSSQIVPSRQGEAESSPLLQQSQQQQQQMVPLQDTYMQSRAEALHNVESTIHELGNIFTQLATMVSQQGEIAIRIDQNMEDTLANVEGAQSQLARYLNSISSNRWLMIKIFFVLIAFLMVFLFFVA; the protein is encoded by the exons ATGCAAGCGAGGCATGGGCAATCGTCGTATCGAGATCGGACGGACGAGTTCTTTGGTGTCGTTGAAAGCCGGAGGAGATCGATTGCTCCAGCGGCGGCGAATAATGTGCCGTACGGTGGTGGCGGGGGAAGAAGAGAGGATCCGAGATCTGCCGCGGCAAATCAATCGGAGTTCAGCAAGAGAGCTTCTCTGATCGGTTTAGCTATCCACCAGACGTCGCAGAAGCTATCCAAGCTTGCTCAAC TGGCAAAGAGGTCATCAGTTTTTGATGATCCTACCCGGGAGATACAAGAGCTGACGGTGGTGATCAAACAAGAGATCTCTGGTCTAAATGGCGCTTTACTCGACCTTCAAGCTGTACGCAACTCCCATAATGATGAAAGCAACATCTCTAGAGACACAACTACTCACTCAGCAACCGTTGTTGACGATTTAAAGAATCGCTTGATGGACACTACCAAGGAGTTTAAGGATGTTCTTACTTTGAGAACTGAg AACATGAAGATCCAAGAAGATCGAAtgaaaaaattctctaaaatctCTTCAAAAGAATCAGCAAACCCATTTGTTCGCCAGCGCCCTTTGGCTTCTAAGCCTTCACCTAGTCAACCTGCTCCTCTTCCATGGGCAAATggctcttcttcatcttcatctcaGATAGTCCCTAG TAGGCAGGGAGAGGCCGAATCCTCACCATTATTGCAACAGAGTcaacaacaacagcagcagATGGTCCCGTTGCAAGACACATATATGCAGAGCCGAGCAGAAGCTCTACACAACGTAGAATCAACAATCCATGAGCTAGGCAATATCTTCACACAACTAGCAACCATGGTTTCTCAGCAAGGGGAGATCGCTATCAG AATCGATCAGAACATGGAAGATACATTGGCGAACGTGGAAGGCGCACAGAGCCAACTGGCTAGGTATCTCAACAGTATATCGTCTAACCGATGGCTCATGATTAAGATTTTCTTCGTACTGATTGCTTTTCTCATGGTTTTCCTCTTCTTCGTTGCgtaa
- the LOC103831757 gene encoding syntaxin-32 isoform X2, whose product MQARHGQSSYRDRTDEFFGVVESRRRSIAPAAANNVPYGGGGGRREDPRSAAANQSEFSKRASLIGLAIHQTSQKLSKLAQLAKRSSVFDDPTREIQELTVVIKQEISGLNGALLDLQAVRNSHNDESNISRDTTTHSATVVDDLKNRLMDTTKEFKDVLTLRTENMKIQEDRMKKFSKISSKESANPFVRQRPLASKPSPSQPAPLPWANGSSSSSSQIVPRQGEAESSPLLQQSQQQQQQMVPLQDTYMQSRAEALHNVESTIHELGNIFTQLATMVSQQGEIAIRIDQNMEDTLANVEGAQSQLARYLNSISSNRWLMIKIFFVLIAFLMVFLFFVA is encoded by the exons ATGCAAGCGAGGCATGGGCAATCGTCGTATCGAGATCGGACGGACGAGTTCTTTGGTGTCGTTGAAAGCCGGAGGAGATCGATTGCTCCAGCGGCGGCGAATAATGTGCCGTACGGTGGTGGCGGGGGAAGAAGAGAGGATCCGAGATCTGCCGCGGCAAATCAATCGGAGTTCAGCAAGAGAGCTTCTCTGATCGGTTTAGCTATCCACCAGACGTCGCAGAAGCTATCCAAGCTTGCTCAAC TGGCAAAGAGGTCATCAGTTTTTGATGATCCTACCCGGGAGATACAAGAGCTGACGGTGGTGATCAAACAAGAGATCTCTGGTCTAAATGGCGCTTTACTCGACCTTCAAGCTGTACGCAACTCCCATAATGATGAAAGCAACATCTCTAGAGACACAACTACTCACTCAGCAACCGTTGTTGACGATTTAAAGAATCGCTTGATGGACACTACCAAGGAGTTTAAGGATGTTCTTACTTTGAGAACTGAg AACATGAAGATCCAAGAAGATCGAAtgaaaaaattctctaaaatctCTTCAAAAGAATCAGCAAACCCATTTGTTCGCCAGCGCCCTTTGGCTTCTAAGCCTTCACCTAGTCAACCTGCTCCTCTTCCATGGGCAAATggctcttcttcatcttcatctcaGATAGTCCCTAG GCAGGGAGAGGCCGAATCCTCACCATTATTGCAACAGAGTcaacaacaacagcagcagATGGTCCCGTTGCAAGACACATATATGCAGAGCCGAGCAGAAGCTCTACACAACGTAGAATCAACAATCCATGAGCTAGGCAATATCTTCACACAACTAGCAACCATGGTTTCTCAGCAAGGGGAGATCGCTATCAG AATCGATCAGAACATGGAAGATACATTGGCGAACGTGGAAGGCGCACAGAGCCAACTGGCTAGGTATCTCAACAGTATATCGTCTAACCGATGGCTCATGATTAAGATTTTCTTCGTACTGATTGCTTTTCTCATGGTTTTCCTCTTCTTCGTTGCgtaa